The sequence ATATTGAAAACCAAAGCGGAGGGCTGCCTTTTTAGAAGGCTCATTATTATTGTTACACTTCCATTCTAAACGTCTAAATTTTAATGCAAAAACATAATCAGCAACTAGAAAAAATGCCTCGGTAGCGATGCGGCTGCGCTTTATAGCATCGCCCCAAAGGATATGGCCGATTTCAATAATGCCATTATCCAAATCCATGCGCATAAGGGCAAAGCGCCCTTCTGCACGATTGGTTCTTTTATCAATCACCGCAAAAAATTGAAGATTAACGTTATTTATGGCATTTGCCATCCAGCACTTAAATTCTTCAATATCAATAGGTGGAAGTTCTGCTAAATATAAGAAACGCTCTTGAGCCAACCCATTTTTTGAAGCCGCAAATAAATCACTCAAGTGCGCAGCTATTGAAAGCGGGACCAAGCGGACATATTGCCCTTCGATTATCTTTTGCTCAGGAGCTGTACAGCCATTCCACGCCAATTTTTCAACCATCACACCCCCGCTTAGCAG comes from Bartonella sp. HY038 and encodes:
- a CDS encoding GNAT family N-acetyltransferase, with the translated sequence MVEKLAWNGCTAPEQKIIEGQYVRLVPLSIAAHLSDLFAASKNGLAQERFLYLAELPPIDIEEFKCWMANAINNVNLQFFAVIDKRTNRAEGRFALMRMDLDNGIIEIGHILWGDAIKRSRIATEAFFLVADYVFALKFRRLEWKCNNNNEPSKKAALRFGFQYEGLFRQHMVVKGQNRDTAWFSIIDRDWSDLRQKYLKWLMAENFNENAEQKRPLNI